Part of the Planctomycetota bacterium genome is shown below.
GAATTCCCAGCGCCATCATGCTGTGGACCACGTCCCGGATCGGCGATTCCGGAAAGGCCGTCACCATGCCGTACGTCATAAGATCGCTCACGACGGCCCCTTCCAGAAGCTCCCAAGGCCAGCGCGTTCTCGCCGAGGCGCGGCGCTCCAGCGTAATGTCTTCCTGGGGAATCAGTCCATCCGCCCGATCCCGCACATAGCGGGCCAGATCCTTGAGGCTGAACACCCCGATCGCCCGCCCGTGCCGGTCCACCACCGGAGCCCCGCTGACCCTCCAGGACAAAAGGAGCCGCGCCGCCTCCGGTACCGAA
Proteins encoded:
- a CDS encoding CBS domain-containing protein codes for the protein MKTATMARDLMTRPVFTLPASASVPEAARLLLSWRVSGAPVVDRHGRAIGVFSLKDLARYVRDRADGLIPQEDITLERRASARTRWPWELLEGAVVSDLMTYGMVTAFPESPIRDVVHSMMALGIHRVIVVGDGGRVEGIITSMDVLRWLDDRLRQEGAEAEPSTHRS